The following are encoded in a window of Pangasianodon hypophthalmus isolate fPanHyp1 chromosome 14, fPanHyp1.pri, whole genome shotgun sequence genomic DNA:
- the pafah1b1a gene encoding lissencephaly-1 homolog A, with the protein MVLSQRQRDELNRAIADYLRSNGYEEAYSVFKKEAELDMNEELDKKYAGLLEKKWTSVIRLQKKVMELESKLNEAKEEITLGGPIGQKRDPKEWIPRPPERYALSGHRSPVTKVIFHPVFSVMVSASEDATIKVWDYETGDFERTLKGHTDSVQDISFDQTGKLLASCSADMTIKLWDFQGFECIRTMHGHDHNVSSVAIMPNGDHIVSASRDKTIKMWEVATGYCVKTFTGHREWVRMVRPNQDGSLIASCSNDQTVRVWVVATKECKAELREHEHVVECISWAPESASPTILEATGSETKKSGKPGPFLLSGSRDKTIKMWDVSTGMCLMTLVGHDNWVRGVLFHPGGKFIVSCADDKTLRIWDYKNKRCMKTLSAHEHFVTSLDFHKTAPFVVTGSVDQALKVWECR; encoded by the exons AATGAAGAATTGGATAAGAAGTATGCTGGCcttttggaaaagaaatggaCTTCAGTCATCAGATTACAGAAGAAG GTGATGGAGTTAGAATCAAAGTTGAATGAAGCAAAAGAGGAGATCACTTTAGGAGGACCTATAGGACAGAAACGAGACCCCAAAGAATGGATCCCCCGCCCCCCTGAGAGATATGCCCTCAGTGGCCACAGGAGTCCTGTCACCAAGGTCATCTTCCACCCGGTCTTCAGCGTCATGGTGTCTGCCTCAGAGGATGCTACAATAAAG GTATGGGATTATGAGACTGGAGACTTTGAACGTACCCTGAAAGGCCATAcagactctgtgcaggacatcTCCTTTGACCAGACTGGAAAGCTGCTGGCTTCCTGCTCAGCAGACATGACTATTAAACTCTGGGACTTCCAAGGCTTTGAGTGCATCAGGACCATGCATG ggCATGACCATAATGTTTCATCTGTAGCTATAATGCCCAATGGAGATCATATAGTATCTGCTTCTAGggataaaaccattaaaatgtgggAAGTGGCCACTGG ATACTGTGTGAAGACGTTTACTGGCCACAGAGAGTGGGTGCGTATGGTACGGCCCAACCAAGACGGCTCCCTGATTGCCAGTTGCTCTAATGACCAAACGGTGCGTGTGTGGGTGGTGGCTACGAAGGAGTGCAAGGCCGAACTGAGGGAACACGAGCACGTAGTGGAGTGTATCTCATGGGCTCCTGAAAGTGCCAGTCCCACTATATTGGAGGCCACTGGCTCTGAG ACTAAGAAGAGTGGGAAACCTGGACCTTTCCTTCTGTCTGGCTCCAGAGACAAAACTATCAAAATGTGGGATGTCAGCACTGGCATGTGCCTTATGACACTG GTTGGCCATGATAACTGGGTGCGTGGGGTGCTCTTCCACCCTGGTGGAAAGTTCATTGTGAGCTGTGCTGATGACAAGACTTTGAGGATCTGGGACTACAAAAACAAGCGTTGCATGAAAACCTTGAGTGCCCATGAACATTTTGTTACCTCTCTGG ATTTTCACAAGACTGCTCCATTTGTGGTCACTGGGAGTGTAGATCAGGCACTAAAAGTGTGGGAGTGTCGCTGA